A stretch of DNA from Bacteroidota bacterium:
GTGTTTATCCATTTAGTTATGATTTTAAGAATTTAACACAATGACATTGTTTATTTAATGAAGATAGCATATATAAATATAAAAAGCAAGCTCGGTTTATATTAAAAACGGGCAAAAGGATATTGATATTTGATAAATTTGTTAGTCCGGAATTAAAGGAGATGCTATGATTGAGAATTTTGAAATACGATTAAGCTAAAAATACGAACAGGTTATAATTCCTTATACAGGGGTATTTGTGGAATAAAACTATAGGAAATGGTTTCATAGTCCATTTTGCAGCAAAAATGGTTAATTCCGTTTGTCACGATCAGATACTTAACTTTCAGTGAAAAGTTATAACGAGCTATCTGGTCAAAGGCATCCTGTATTATGCTGATTTGCGGGGATTTGCATTCAACAAGGACAACAGGATTCGCAGCTTTATCATATACCACTATATCGCTTCGTTTTTCAAGCTGGTTATAATTTAAGGGCTTTTCGAGTTGTATCAGAGAAGGAGGGAACCCCTTTTGGTTGATCAGGTAATGAATGAAATGCTGCCGTACCCATTCTTCGGGGGTGAGAACAATAAATTTCTTGCGGACAACATCGAATATTTCCACATTCCCATCCTTATTCTGGAACCTGAACTGGCATATAGGTAAGTTTAGTTTATGCAAACGGATCGGTATTAATACATTGGTGAAGCTACTATATTTTTTCAGAAATAATATT
This window harbors:
- a CDS encoding type I restriction enzyme HsdR N-terminal domain-containing protein, with amino-acid sequence MHKLNLPICQFRFQNKDGNVEIFDVVRKKFIVLTPEEWVRQHFIHYLINQKGFPPSLIQLEKPLNYNQLEKRSDIVVYDKAANPVVLVECKSPQISIIQDAFDQIARYNFSLKVKYLIVTNGINHFCCKMDYETISYSFIPQIPLYKEL